From Cryptomeria japonica unplaced genomic scaffold, Sugi_1.0 HiC_scaffold_214, whole genome shotgun sequence, the proteins below share one genomic window:
- the LOC131868738 gene encoding protein HOTHEAD-like codes for MEKLFLLISCLLMFTHQFCSEAATSNPEYPYSFMTADAQKAASRSYDYIVVGGGTAGCPLAATLSQHYSVLVLERGDSPYGIPDVEDFRGSPTTNPKVAQGFVSEDGVQLVRARVLGGGSAINGGVYSRASTEYIRKIKWDEKLVYESYEWVERLNAFQQYKLSTWNSATKDGLLQAGVLPYNGHTFDHLVGTKISGSIFDENGKRHTAADLLQYANPENIVVLLNATASRILFSLGSGKPKASGVEFRSNNDGLIYQISLNQLSINSEVILSAGSIGSTQLLLLSGIGPKRQLKEMNIPALLDSPFVGKQVQDNPSAAFTIASSKPLEDSYSQLAGILDNSQNYIESGSLVQRNNGTNTQYLGVLDIKLAFPLSRGDLWLKSVDPRDNPYVRYNYYSHSLDLQRCVKGIKVMVNLSMSSSIQEFAFTDSGNSKTLQFLGIALPKNQSNDDALAKLCKEALGTFNHYHGGCQAGLVVNERYLVKGGDNLRVVDGSIYKDSPGTNPQATTMMLGRYMGIHILQERTIS; via the exons ATGGAGAAATTATTTCTTCTGATTTCATGCCTGCTGATGTTTACACATCAATTCTGTTCAGAAGCAGCAACATCTAATCCGG AGTACCCATATTCGTTTATGACAGCAGATGCTCAAAAGGCAGCTTCAAGATCATATGATTACATTGTGGTTGGAGGAGGTACAGCGGGATGTCCCCTGGCAGCAACTCTCTCACAGCACTACTCTGTTTTAGTATTGGAGAGGGGAGACTCTCCTTACGGAATTCCCGATGTGGAGGATTTCAGAGGGTCTCCCACAACTAATCCCAAAGTAGCGCAGGGGTTTGTCTCAGAAGATGGAGTGCAGTTGGTACGGGCGAGAGTTTTAGGAGGCGGATCAGCCATCAACGGTGGAGTCTACAGCAGGGCGAGCACTGAATATATTCGGAAAATAAAGTGGGATGAGAAACTTGTATATGAGTCATATGAATGGGTAGAACGGTTGAATGCCTTCCAACAATACAAGCTTTCTACTTGGAATTCTGCTACCAAGGATGGGCTTCTTCAAGCTGGAGTTCTTCCTTACAACGGCCACACTTTCGATCATTTGGTTGGCACCAAGATCAGTGGCTCAATCTTTGACGAGAATGGAAAGAGACATACAGCCGCAGATCTACTCCAGTATGCAAATCCAGAAAATATTGTAGTTCTTCTCAATGCTACTGCCAGCAGAATACTCTTCAGTTTGGGATCAG GAAAGCCAAAGGCTAGCGGAGTGGAGTTCAGAAGCAATAATGATGGTCTCATTTATCAAATTTCACTTAACCAATTGTCAATCAATAGTGAGGTGATTTTGTCAGCAGGAAGCATAGGTAGCACTCAACTTCTCCTCTTAAGCGGAATTGGTCCAAAAAGACAACTCAAAGAAATGAATATTCCTGCTCTTTTAGATTCACCTTTTGTAGGTAAACAAGTTCAAGATAATCCTAGTGCAGCCTTTACTATAGCATCCTCGAAACCACTTGAAGATTCTTATTCACAATTAGCGGGCATTTTAGACAATTCCCAAAATTACATCGAAAGTGGTAGCCTTGTCCAACGGAATAATGGTACAAATACACAATATTTAGGTGTTCTTGATATTAAGTTGGCATTTCCCTTATCAAGGGGTGATCTTTGGCTTAAAAGCGTAGACCCTCGAGATAACCCCTATGTTCGTTACAACTACTATTCACACTCTCTTGATCTACAAAGATGTGTGAAAGGTATAAAAGTAATGGTTAATCTGAGTATGTCATCTTCTATCCAAGAGTTTGCATTTACTGATAGTGGAAATTCCAAAACACTCCAATTCCTTGGAATAGCATTACCAAAGAATCAATCAAATGATGATGCCTTGGCGAAGCTTTGCAAAGAGGCACTAGGGACATTTAACCATTATCATGGAGGTTGTCAAGCTGGTTTAGTGGTTAATGAAAGATATCTGGTGAAAGGTGGTGATAATCTCAGAGTTGTGGATGGCTCAATTTATAAGGATTCCCCTGGTACCAACCCACAAGCCACAACCATGATGCTTGGaag GTATATGGGAATTCATATCCTTCAAGAACGCACAATCTCTTAA